One Thermomonas paludicola genomic window, TCAGACGCGCCGGGCGACAATCCGGCGCGTCTTCTTTTTTCCGGGAACCTGCGCATGCCCCCGTCGATCCGCCTTGCCGCCGCCCTGCTGGTGCTTGCCCTGCCAGCCTGCACCTTCGTCAAGATGGCGCCCGGCGCGCAGCAGGTGAAGGTGCTGTCGGTCGCACCCAGCGGCTGCGAGAAGCGCGGCGAAGTCGCCGTGTCGATCACCCACAAAGTCGGCTTCTACGAGCGCAATCCAACCCAGGTGCGCGACGAGCTGGAAACGCTGGCCCGCAACGAGGCGCCCGGCCTCGGCGCCAACACGATCAGCCCCCAGGACATGCCGCATGAGGGCAGCCAGCGCTGGGCAATGTGGCGCTGCAACTGAACGCCGGCCCCGATCGCGACCGGGATTTGCGCACGATTTTGGCAATACGCCAGCGAATGGTTTCGTGAAGCGCTATCCTATGCGGTTCCGGCGCCTTCCTGGCGCCAGCGCGAGTGCCCCACCATGCTGTTCCAACATGTCGCCATTGCCGGCCTGGCCCATATCGACGCCCCGCGTCGCCTGGGCTCGGACGAGATCAACGCCCGCCTGAAGCCGACGCTGGATCGGCTGGGCATCAAGATCGACGTGCTCGGCGACGTCGCCGGCGTGCATGCCCGCCGCCTGTGGGACGACAACGTGCAGGCGTCCGATGCCGCCACCCTGGCCGGCGTGAAGGCGCTGGCCGATGCCGGCATCGATCCGGACAAGGTGGGCCTGCTGGTCAACACCTCGGTCAGCCGCGACTACCTGGAGCCGTCCACCGCCTCCATCGTCAGCGGCAACCTCGGCCTGCCCGACACCTGCCAGAATTTCGATGTCGCCAACGCCTGCCTGGCCTTCATCAACGGCATGGACATCGCCAGCCGCATGATCGAGCGCGGCGAGATCGACTACGCGCTGGTGGTGGATGGCGAGACCGCCAATCTGGCCTACGAGAAAACGCTGGACCGGATGAGCCGCATCGAACTCACCGAAGAGAACTTCCGCAGCGAACTGGCCACCCTGACGCTGGGCTCCGGTGCGGCAGCGATGGTGCTGGCGCGCGCCGAGCTTGCGCCGGGCGCGCCGCGCTACAAGGGCGGCGTCACCCGCGCCGCCACCGAGTGGAACAAGCTCTGCCGCGGCAACCTGGATGGCATGATCACCGACACCCGCACGCTGCTGGTCGAAGGCATCAAGCTGGCCACCAAGACCTTCGATGTCGCCAAACAGAAGCTGGGCTGGGTAGCGAGCGAACTGGATGAATTCGTCATCCATCAGGTCAGCAAAGTGCACACCGCCGCGTTCACCAAGGCGATGGGCATCGATCCGAAGAAAGTCATGACCATCTTTGCCGAATACGGCAACATCGGCCCGGCCTCGGTGCCGATCGTGCTGTCCAAGCTGCGCGAAATGGGCCGCCTGAAGAAGGGCAGCCGCATCGCGTTGCTCGGGATCGGATCGGGCCTGAACTGCTCGATGGCGGAAGTGGAGTGGTAGTGCCGGCCTGACCGGTCACTCCGCCCGTCGCGCGCGGCCAACACCCGCCTGCCCCGACGCCTGGTCTGGCGCCATGGGGCATGCGCATGCTTCAGCGAGGCGGCGCGGCCAGTTCCGTTGCGTCCAGATAGCCGTCGTGGTTGGCATCCTGCTTGCGAAAACGCATCGCCAGTTGTCCACGATGCGCCGCCCGGGTGATCGGCGGGCCTTTGCCGCCCGGCTGCTCGTCCGCCGAGAGCACGCCATCGTGATCACGATCCATCCCATCGAAGGCGTAACTCAGCCAGTCCTGGTATTCGGCCAGCGACACGCGGCCGTCGCGGTCGGCATCCATCTTCGCCAGATAATCGCCGCTGCCGTGCACCTGCGCCATTGCCGGCAGCGCCAATGACAGGGCAAGCAGCGGCAGGCCGTTCAATGTTGCGGCGCCGCTTCAGCGGCGGCAACGGGGTCGCGCAGGAGCGCATTGATCTCGTCGATGATGGTATCCAGCATTCCTTCACCATAGCCGGCGTGATGCGCGGCCACGCGGCCCTGGCGGTCCACGATCCACAGACTGGGATAGCCTTTCACGTCATAGCGATCAGCGATGCCGCCATCGGCGTCGCGGCTTTGCAGCAGCGCGTAGCTTTTCATCTGCCGCATCATGACCCGGTAATCCTCGGGCGTGTCCTTCACGTTGACCGCAACGACCTGCAGCAGGTTGCCCGCGTGGCGCTGCAATGAGTCAAGTACCGGCAACTCCTTCAAGCAGTAGGTGCACCACGAGGCCCAGAACGTCACCACCACGATCTTGCCACGGTATTGCTCGAGCGTGACCGGCTTGCCGTCGCGCCCTTTGCCAAGCGCGCCCGGGGCGGCGTCGCCGATGGCCGGGCCGGCGGCTTGGGCGGCACAGGCAACCGCAAAAAGCACAAGGGCAAGCAGGTAGCGACGCATGGCGTGTCCGGATTGGATGCGGGGAAAACGAGCGCACTGTAGCAGCCGCCTGCGACAATACGCGCATGCCTGAGCTTCCCGAAGTCGAGACCACCCGCCGCGGTCTGGCGCCGCATGTCGAAGGGCGTTGGGTGACGCGGGTGGTGCTGCGCCGGCCCGATCTGCGCTGGCCGATCCCGCCGGAAGTGCAGACCCTGCTGCCGGGGCAGCGCATTGCCTGCGTGCGCCGCCGCGCCAAATACCTGTTGCTGGACACCGAGGCCGGCAGCGCGCTGCTGCATCTGGGCATGTCCGGCAGCCTGCGCGTCTTGCCGGACACCACCGCGCTGCGCGCGCACGATCATGTGGACATCGCGCTGGATGCCCCCGATGGCGCACCCGCCCGCGTATTGCGCTTCAACGATCCACGCCGGTTCGGTTGCCTGCTGTGGCAAGCGCCCGGCGAATGCCATCCCCTGCTCGCCGGGCTTGGCCCGGAACCGCTGTCGGACGCATTCGACGGCGAGTATCTGTACGCACGCAGCCGCGGCCGCGGCGCCCCGGTCAAGACTTTCCTGATGGACCAGGCCGTGGTGGTCGGGGTGGGCAACATCTATGCCGCCGAGGCGCTGTTCATGGCCGGCATCGCACCGCTGCGCGCGGCGGGCAAGATCTCGCGCGAACGCTGCGTTGCCCTTGCCGATGCGGTGAAACGCATCCTGTCGCACGCCATCCAGCGCGGCGGGACCACCCTGCGCGACTTCATCAGCCCGGACGGCGCGCCCGGCTATTTCGAACAGGAACTGCTGGCCTACGGCCGCGGCGGGCAACCCTGCCTGCGCTGCGGTCGCGCGCTGAAGCAGGCCAGCATCGGCCAGCGCGCCAGCGTCTGGTGCGCGCACTGCCAGCGCTGAACGCCAACGGTCGCGCTTGGTTATAGTGCGGCAACCCCGTCTCACCCGAACCGCCCTGCTGATGACCGATACCGGCGAAATCACCGTCCTGCTGGAAGCCGCGCGCGAAGGCGACCGCAGCGCGCTGGATCGGGTGCTGGCCACGCTCTACCAGGAGCTGCACGGCATGGCCCGGCGCCAGCTGGCGGGGCAGCAGCACGGGCATACGCTGGATGCCACCGCGCTGGTGCACGAGGCCTATCTGAAGCTGATCGGACGCGGCGCCGGCAGCGCGCAGTTCGACGACCGCGCGCACTTCTTCGCCTATGCCGCGTCGGCGATGCGCTCGGTGATCGTGGATTACGCGCGCCAGCGCCTGGCGCAAAAGCGCGGCGGTGACCTGCACCGCGTCACCGAGCTGCCGGAAAACCTGGAAGGCGGGCTGCGCATGGATGAAGACATGCTCGGGCTGGATACCGCACTGACGCGCCTGGCGGCCGTCGATCCGCGCCTGACCCAAGTGGTGGAGCTGCGCTATTTCGCGGGGCTGTCGGAACTGGAAATCGCCGCCCTGATGCAGCGCTCGGAACGCAGCGTGCGCCGCGACTGGCAGAAAGCGCGCCTGTTCCTGCTGGCCTCGCTGCAGGAGGCGCCGCCGGCCTGACCGCAAGGTCGGGGACGCGGCCACCCGCATGGACGCCGAACGCTGGCAACGCCTGTCGCCCCTGCTTGACGCGCTGTTGGAACTCCCGGTCGGAGAGCGCACGCAGCACCTGCAGGTGCTGCGCCGCGAAGATCCGCTGCTGGCCGACGAGCTGGAGAAACTGCTGGCGCTGGGCGCGGAGGATGCCGACTTCCTCGCCACGCCGGTCATGCAATTGCCCGTAGGCGCCGTGCCGGGCGCACGGCTTGGCCCCTATCGGCTGGAGCGGCTGGTGGGTGAAGGCGGCATGGGCCAAGTGTGGCTGGCGGCGCGCGCCGACGGCCTGTACGAGCGCAAGGTGGCGTTGAAGCTGCTGCGCCCCGGCTTGGCCGATCCGCGCCTGCGCCAACGCTTCGATCGCGAGCGCGAAATCCTGGCGCGCTTCGCGCATCCCTACATCGCACGCCTGCTGGATGCCGGCGTGGACCAGAACAACCAGCCTTATCTGGCGCTGGAATACGTGGAAGGCGAGCCCCTCACCAGTTGGTGCCAGTCGCGCCAGCTCGGCATCGCCGCGCGCCTGGACCTGTTTCGCCAGGTGTGCGATGCGGTGAGCCATGCACATGCCAACCTGATCGTGCATCGCGACCTCAAGCCATCCAATATCCTGGTGACTCCCGCAGGCCACGTGCGCCTGCTCGATTTCGGCATCGCCAAATTGCTGGACGTCAATCCGCTGCCGGTGGATCAAACCGGCATCGGCGTGCGCACTTTCACCCTGCACTACGCCGCGCCCGAGCAGATCCGCGGCGAGCCGGTCACCACCATGACCGACGTGTATTCACTCGGCGTGGTGCTGTATGAGCTGCTGACCGGCAGCAAACCCTACCGGCTCACGCGGCAAACCGATGCCGAGTGGGAAGAAGCGATCCTCCATGGCGAACGCCAGCGCCCCTCGCAGGCGGCGCTGCACGCGGACCCGCTGATGACGCGCCCCTATTCGCCGGCGCGGCTCGCGCGCGAGCTGACCGGCGACCTGGACAACATCACCCTGAAGGCGCTGGCCAAAACCCCCGGGCAGCGCTACGTGTCCGCGGAAGCGCTGTCGCAGGACCTGCTGTGCTATCTGCGTGGCCGGCCGGTGCTGGCGCGCGGCGAAAGCCTGCGCTACCGGGTGCGCAAATACATGCACCGCCATCGCTGGGCCATCAGCGCCGGCGCCACCATCCTTGTCGTGCTGCTGGGCGCGCTGGGCGTGGTCAGCTGGCAGGCCCAGCGCGCGCTGCGCGAGGCCAGCCGCGCGCAAGCCATGCAGCATTTCGTCGCCGAGCTGTTCCAGGATGCCGGCAGCTCGCCCAACACCCCCATCGACCTGCGCAGCCTGCTGGACATGGGCATCCTGCGCGGCGAACGCAGCCTGGCCCGGCAGCCGCAAGCGCGTGCGGAACTCTATGGCGTCGTCGCGCAGCTGCGTCTGGGCCTGGGCGACTATCGCGAAGCCGACGACCTGCTGAACCGGCAAGCCAAGCTGCTGGCGCAATTGCCGGACGCCCCCATCAGCCTGCGCCTGGAAGCCGCCACCTTGCGCGGCGATGTGCAGTACGAGCTGGGCAACCCGCAGGCCTGCACCACGCAACTGCGGCCCCTGCAGGGCCTGGCCCGTCAGGAAGAACAGCAACTCCCGCTGCAGGCCGCGGCCTTCCATTCACAGCTGGGGCGTTGCATGCGCGAGGCGGGCCAATCCAGCAGCGCCAAGCGCCTGTTCACGCGTGCGCTGGAATTGCGGCGCAAGCAGGACGACGACGCCGGTGTTGCCGAAACCATGCTGGACATGGCCACGCTGGAGGCCGATGCGGGCAGGCCCGATGAAGCACTGCGCATCCTGCAGGCCGGTCTGGCGCAGCTGCGGCAGAAAGCCGGCGACCACCATCCGCAGGCCATCGGCATGCTGCGCGCGATGTGCGC contains:
- a CDS encoding DUF4156 domain-containing protein, whose amino-acid sequence is MPPSIRLAAALLVLALPACTFVKMAPGAQQVKVLSVAPSGCEKRGEVAVSITHKVGFYERNPTQVRDELETLARNEAPGLGANTISPQDMPHEGSQRWAMWRCN
- a CDS encoding 3-oxoacyl-ACP synthase III, which encodes MLFQHVAIAGLAHIDAPRRLGSDEINARLKPTLDRLGIKIDVLGDVAGVHARRLWDDNVQASDAATLAGVKALADAGIDPDKVGLLVNTSVSRDYLEPSTASIVSGNLGLPDTCQNFDVANACLAFINGMDIASRMIERGEIDYALVVDGETANLAYEKTLDRMSRIELTEENFRSELATLTLGSGAAAMVLARAELAPGAPRYKGGVTRAATEWNKLCRGNLDGMITDTRTLLVEGIKLATKTFDVAKQKLGWVASELDEFVIHQVSKVHTAAFTKAMGIDPKKVMTIFAEYGNIGPASVPIVLSKLREMGRLKKGSRIALLGIGSGLNCSMAEVEW
- a CDS encoding TlpA family protein disulfide reductase; protein product: MRRYLLALVLFAVACAAQAAGPAIGDAAPGALGKGRDGKPVTLEQYRGKIVVVTFWASWCTYCLKELPVLDSLQRHAGNLLQVVAVNVKDTPEDYRVMMRQMKSYALLQSRDADGGIADRYDVKGYPSLWIVDRQGRVAAHHAGYGEGMLDTIIDEINALLRDPVAAAEAAPQH
- the mutM gene encoding bifunctional DNA-formamidopyrimidine glycosylase/DNA-(apurinic or apyrimidinic site) lyase, which produces MPELPEVETTRRGLAPHVEGRWVTRVVLRRPDLRWPIPPEVQTLLPGQRIACVRRRAKYLLLDTEAGSALLHLGMSGSLRVLPDTTALRAHDHVDIALDAPDGAPARVLRFNDPRRFGCLLWQAPGECHPLLAGLGPEPLSDAFDGEYLYARSRGRGAPVKTFLMDQAVVVGVGNIYAAEALFMAGIAPLRAAGKISRERCVALADAVKRILSHAIQRGGTTLRDFISPDGAPGYFEQELLAYGRGGQPCLRCGRALKQASIGQRASVWCAHCQR
- a CDS encoding ECF-type sigma factor, coding for MTDTGEITVLLEAAREGDRSALDRVLATLYQELHGMARRQLAGQQHGHTLDATALVHEAYLKLIGRGAGSAQFDDRAHFFAYAASAMRSVIVDYARQRLAQKRGGDLHRVTELPENLEGGLRMDEDMLGLDTALTRLAAVDPRLTQVVELRYFAGLSELEIAALMQRSERSVRRDWQKARLFLLASLQEAPPA
- a CDS encoding protein kinase domain-containing protein, which produces MDAERWQRLSPLLDALLELPVGERTQHLQVLRREDPLLADELEKLLALGAEDADFLATPVMQLPVGAVPGARLGPYRLERLVGEGGMGQVWLAARADGLYERKVALKLLRPGLADPRLRQRFDREREILARFAHPYIARLLDAGVDQNNQPYLALEYVEGEPLTSWCQSRQLGIAARLDLFRQVCDAVSHAHANLIVHRDLKPSNILVTPAGHVRLLDFGIAKLLDVNPLPVDQTGIGVRTFTLHYAAPEQIRGEPVTTMTDVYSLGVVLYELLTGSKPYRLTRQTDAEWEEAILHGERQRPSQAALHADPLMTRPYSPARLARELTGDLDNITLKALAKTPGQRYVSAEALSQDLLCYLRGRPVLARGESLRYRVRKYMHRHRWAISAGATILVVLLGALGVVSWQAQRALREASRAQAMQHFVAELFQDAGSSPNTPIDLRSLLDMGILRGERSLARQPQARAELYGVVAQLRLGLGDYREADDLLNRQAKLLAQLPDAPISLRLEAATLRGDVQYELGNPQACTTQLRPLQGLARQEEQQLPLQAAAFHSQLGRCMREAGQSSSAKRLFTRALELRRKQDDDAGVAETMLDMATLEADAGRPDEALRILQAGLAQLRQKAGDHHPQAIGMLRAMCALERTTDALDAAVRDCRASLALAQELHGRNHRTTIDASRQLAALYVDLGHFSEAETIFLETTAWMRARLDGNHPDMARAYNSLGIVAWERGDLERALRFQRQAVAAWRKSGNAGLTAGGLFNLAMILHDAGRDREALGPAREAAALRTQQFGASHALVGDSMRLIGEILTALDQPDAARPALEQAVQLTSQGYGATHSHARRAEVALARLRARQGDAGAVAQLAALGQARGGSLEQRKVVWLAQAYAAELRCMQQPRPAQLALDATLTEMQLAVPEGGAIPRDVQRIRDACGKPLKAAAAPAAAR